Proteins found in one Equus przewalskii isolate Varuska chromosome 20, EquPr2, whole genome shotgun sequence genomic segment:
- the CD180 gene encoding CD180 antigen isoform X2 codes for MAETSFNGPKSLKHLFLIQTGISNLDFIPVHNLENLESLHLGSNHISSIKFPENFPTQNLKVLDFQNNAIHYLSREDIKVLRQATNLSLNFNGNDIKGIEPGAFHSKIFQSLNFGGAFNLSVILNGLRNSTTQSLWLGTFEDIDDQELTSAMLEGLCEVSVESINLQKHHFSGLSSTTFQCFTQLRELDLTATHLQELPSGIEGMNSLKKLVLNVNIFDQLCQINAASFPSLTDLYIKGNMRKLDLGAGCLEKLENLQKLDLSHSDIEASDCCNLQLKNLLHLQYLNLSHNSPLGLQNQAFEECPQLERLDLAFTHLRVNAPQSPFQNLRLLQVLNLSHCLLDTSNQHLLAGLPNLRHLNLQGNRFPDGSIPKANLLQTVGSLEVLILSFCDLLSIDQQAFHSLGKLSHVDLSQNSLPGNSIDALSHLKGIYLNLAANSIQVIPPRLLPILSQQSTINLSHNPLDCTCSNVRFIMWYKENLHKLEGSEETTCASPPSLRGVKLSDVKLSCGMTAVGIFFLIVFLFLFTILLIFSVKYLLRKKYQHI; via the coding sequence ATGGCAGAAACATCATTTAACGGACCCAAGTCACTGAAGCATCTTTTCTTAATCCAAACAGGCATATCCAATCTTGACTTTATCCCAGTGCACAATCTGGAAAACTTGGAAAGTTTGCACCTTGGAAGCAACCATATTTCCTCCATTAAGTTCCCAGAAAACTTCCCAACACAGAATCTGAAAGTCCTGGATTTTCAGAACAATGCTATACACTACCTCTCTAGAGAAGACATAAAGGTTCTGAGGCAGGCCACCAACCTAAGCCTTAACTTCAATGGCAATGACATTAAAGGCATTGAACCTGGGGCTTTCCATTCAAAAATCTTCCAAAGTTTAAACTTTGGAGGAGCTTTTAACCTGTCAGTTATATTAAATGGTTTGCGGAATTCTACTACCCAGTCTCTCTGGCTGGGGACATTTGAGGACATTGATGACCAAGAACTTACTTCGGCCATGCTTGAGGGactttgtgaagtgtctgttgaGAGCATCAACCTGCAGAAGCACCATTTCTCTGGCCTCTCATCCACCACGTTTCAGTGTTTCACTCAACTCCGGGAATTGGATCTGACGGCAACTCACCTGCAAGAGTTACCCTCTGGGATTGAGGGTATGAACTCGCTCAAGAAATTAGTTCTCAACGTAAATATTTTTGACCAATTGTGTCAAATCAATGCTGCCAGTTTCCCATCCCTTACAGACCTCTACATCAAAGGCAACATGAGGAAACTTGACCTCGGTGCCGGCTGTTTGGAGAAACTAGAAAATCTTCAGAAACTTGATTTAAGCCACAGTGACATAGAGGCTTCTGACTGCTGCAATCTGCAACTCAAAAACCTACTCCACCTGCAGTACCTAAACCTGAGCCACAACTCACCCCTTGGTCTCCAGAATCAGGCGTTCGAAGAGTGTCCTCAGCTGGAACGCCTCGATTTGGCATTCACCCACTTGCGCGTTAATGCCCCACAAAGTCCTTTCCAAAACCTCCGTCTCCTGCAGGTTCTGAATCTCTCTCACTGCCTCCTTGATACCAGCAATCAGCACCTTCTAGCAGGCCTGCCGAATCTCCGGCATCTGAACTTACAAGGGAATCGCTTTCCAGATGGGAGCATCCCAAAGGCCAACCTACTTCAGACAGTGGGCAGTCTGGAGGTTCTGATTTTATCCTTCTGTGATCTCCTCTCCATAGACCAGCAAGCATTCCACAGCCTTGGCAAACTGAGTCACGTAGATTTAAGTCAGAACAGCCTGCCAGGCAATAGCATTGATGCTCTTAGCCATCTTAAAGGGATCTACCTCAATCTCGCTGCCAACAGCATTCAAGTCATCCCCCCCCGTCTCCTCCCCATCTTGTCCCAGCAGAGCACCATTAATTTAAGCCACAATCCCCTAGACTGCACTTGCTCAAACGTTCGTTTCATAATGTGGTACAAAGAAAACCTGCACAAACTTGAGGGCTCGGAGGAGACCACTTGTGCAAGCCCCCCATCTTTAAGGGGAGTTAAGCTGTCTGATGTCAAACTGTCCTGTGGAATGACAGCTGTGGgcattttctttctcatagtatttttattcttgttcaCCATTCTGCTCATTTTTTCAGTTAAATACCTTCTTAGGAAGAAATACCAGCACATTTAG
- the CD180 gene encoding CD180 antigen isoform X1 translates to MAPSVSCFLLAILFSASCEVIASLDQMCTEKEANKTYNCENLGLREIPDTLPNTTEFLEFGFNFLPTIQNTTFSRLINLIFLDLTRCQINWVHEDTFQSHHQLNTIVLTGNPLIFMAETSFNGPKSLKHLFLIQTGISNLDFIPVHNLENLESLHLGSNHISSIKFPENFPTQNLKVLDFQNNAIHYLSREDIKVLRQATNLSLNFNGNDIKGIEPGAFHSKIFQSLNFGGAFNLSVILNGLRNSTTQSLWLGTFEDIDDQELTSAMLEGLCEVSVESINLQKHHFSGLSSTTFQCFTQLRELDLTATHLQELPSGIEGMNSLKKLVLNVNIFDQLCQINAASFPSLTDLYIKGNMRKLDLGAGCLEKLENLQKLDLSHSDIEASDCCNLQLKNLLHLQYLNLSHNSPLGLQNQAFEECPQLERLDLAFTHLRVNAPQSPFQNLRLLQVLNLSHCLLDTSNQHLLAGLPNLRHLNLQGNRFPDGSIPKANLLQTVGSLEVLILSFCDLLSIDQQAFHSLGKLSHVDLSQNSLPGNSIDALSHLKGIYLNLAANSIQVIPPRLLPILSQQSTINLSHNPLDCTCSNVRFIMWYKENLHKLEGSEETTCASPPSLRGVKLSDVKLSCGMTAVGIFFLIVFLFLFTILLIFSVKYLLRKKYQHI, encoded by the exons ATGGCTCCCAGTGTCAGTTGCTTCCTGTTGGCAATCCTGTTTTCTGCCAGCTGTGAAGTCATCGCCTCCTTGGATCAGATGTGCACTGAG AAAGAAGCCAACAAAACATATAACTGTGAAAATTTAGGCCTCAGAGAAATTCCTGATACTCTACCAAACACAACAGAATTTTTGGAATTTGGCTTTAATTTCTTGCCTACAATTCAAAACACCACCTTCAGCAGACTAATAAACCTTATCTTTTTGGATTTAACCAG GTGCCAGATTAACTGGGTACATGAAGACACTTTTCAAAGCCATCATCAATTGAACACAATTGTGTTGACTGGAAACCCCCTGATATTCATGGCAGAAACATCATTTAACGGACCCAAGTCACTGAAGCATCTTTTCTTAATCCAAACAGGCATATCCAATCTTGACTTTATCCCAGTGCACAATCTGGAAAACTTGGAAAGTTTGCACCTTGGAAGCAACCATATTTCCTCCATTAAGTTCCCAGAAAACTTCCCAACACAGAATCTGAAAGTCCTGGATTTTCAGAACAATGCTATACACTACCTCTCTAGAGAAGACATAAAGGTTCTGAGGCAGGCCACCAACCTAAGCCTTAACTTCAATGGCAATGACATTAAAGGCATTGAACCTGGGGCTTTCCATTCAAAAATCTTCCAAAGTTTAAACTTTGGAGGAGCTTTTAACCTGTCAGTTATATTAAATGGTTTGCGGAATTCTACTACCCAGTCTCTCTGGCTGGGGACATTTGAGGACATTGATGACCAAGAACTTACTTCGGCCATGCTTGAGGGactttgtgaagtgtctgttgaGAGCATCAACCTGCAGAAGCACCATTTCTCTGGCCTCTCATCCACCACGTTTCAGTGTTTCACTCAACTCCGGGAATTGGATCTGACGGCAACTCACCTGCAAGAGTTACCCTCTGGGATTGAGGGTATGAACTCGCTCAAGAAATTAGTTCTCAACGTAAATATTTTTGACCAATTGTGTCAAATCAATGCTGCCAGTTTCCCATCCCTTACAGACCTCTACATCAAAGGCAACATGAGGAAACTTGACCTCGGTGCCGGCTGTTTGGAGAAACTAGAAAATCTTCAGAAACTTGATTTAAGCCACAGTGACATAGAGGCTTCTGACTGCTGCAATCTGCAACTCAAAAACCTACTCCACCTGCAGTACCTAAACCTGAGCCACAACTCACCCCTTGGTCTCCAGAATCAGGCGTTCGAAGAGTGTCCTCAGCTGGAACGCCTCGATTTGGCATTCACCCACTTGCGCGTTAATGCCCCACAAAGTCCTTTCCAAAACCTCCGTCTCCTGCAGGTTCTGAATCTCTCTCACTGCCTCCTTGATACCAGCAATCAGCACCTTCTAGCAGGCCTGCCGAATCTCCGGCATCTGAACTTACAAGGGAATCGCTTTCCAGATGGGAGCATCCCAAAGGCCAACCTACTTCAGACAGTGGGCAGTCTGGAGGTTCTGATTTTATCCTTCTGTGATCTCCTCTCCATAGACCAGCAAGCATTCCACAGCCTTGGCAAACTGAGTCACGTAGATTTAAGTCAGAACAGCCTGCCAGGCAATAGCATTGATGCTCTTAGCCATCTTAAAGGGATCTACCTCAATCTCGCTGCCAACAGCATTCAAGTCATCCCCCCCCGTCTCCTCCCCATCTTGTCCCAGCAGAGCACCATTAATTTAAGCCACAATCCCCTAGACTGCACTTGCTCAAACGTTCGTTTCATAATGTGGTACAAAGAAAACCTGCACAAACTTGAGGGCTCGGAGGAGACCACTTGTGCAAGCCCCCCATCTTTAAGGGGAGTTAAGCTGTCTGATGTCAAACTGTCCTGTGGAATGACAGCTGTGGgcattttctttctcatagtatttttattcttgttcaCCATTCTGCTCATTTTTTCAGTTAAATACCTTCTTAGGAAGAAATACCAGCACATTTAG